CGCCCGGCGGCGACCGCCGAGGCGCACGATGATGAGAACCAGGCTCGCGGCAACCACGATGCCGAGTAGCCCTGCAACGATGGGCAGGACGAAGAGCCGCCGGCGTAGTCCGGCACACCGCACGAACGCATCTCCCGCGTGCGTCTGCGCGCACCACGGCGTGCGCCAGGTCGCGGCCGTCACTTCGGCGTGCGGCGATCCGGCGACGAGTGCGCTCGACCAGCGAGCCCTGGCGACAGGATCGTTCGCGATGCGCGCGTGCGCGGCGTGCATCGCCGCCGCATCGACGCTCCGAGCGCCGTACGCGGCGTCAAAATCGAACTCCGAACCCCACGCCGCCCGCTGCGGATCGTACGCATAGAGCGTATAATCATGCAGCGTGCCGTCGAGCGCGACGCGCAACCGCAGGAACGCGGGGTCGTTGTCGTAGATCGGGGAGATCGACGGCGCGATGACGGTCGGCGCGCCCAGGGTGCGAAAGTCGCTCCGATGCACGTGCCCGGCGATACCAAAAGCGATACGCTTGCCATAGTACGCAAGATCGCGAACGTACGCGCGCTCGTCCGTTCCCTGGAGGAATGGGACGACGAGCAGCCGGTGCGTGAAGAGCGTGCTCGCGGCGTCGACGCCTGCGGGAATGTGCGCGATCACGACCGCGTGCGTTCCCTTCGGCATCTCCGCGAGCGTGCGACCGAGCCACGCGAGCGCGGCCGCACCCGGATCTCCGGCGGTTCCACCACACGCGCGGTAGAGCACCGACCAATAGACGTCGTCCAAGACGACCGCGCGCAGCGAGCGCACCGGTAGCTGCGCCGTGTAGG
Above is a genomic segment from Candidatus Dormiibacterota bacterium containing:
- a CDS encoding metallophosphoesterase yields the protein MLLALFLVPAQARADQAWLVVSDIHLDPYAGGSAPSAYGSDTNWALWRSALTAMQRADPDPEVVIVAGDLLAHHFSELARAHHASAGAAAEETMRRVAAGLAAAFPRAQFAIALGNNDDPCGDYRTAANTPYLKALARIWAPLVDRNGAAPGFARAFAAGGPYTAQLPVRSLRAVVLDDVYWSVLYRACGGTAGDPGAAALAWLGRTLAEMPKGTHAVVIAHIPAGVDAASTLFTHRLLVVPFLQGTDERAYVRDLAYYGKRIAFGIAGHVHRSDFRTLGAPTVIAPSISPIYDNDPAFLRLRVALDGTLHDYTLYAYDPQRAAWGSEFDFDAAYGARSVDAAAMHAAHARIANDPVARARWSSALVAGSPHAEVTAATWRTPWCAQTHAGDAFVRCAGLRRRLFVLPIVAGLLGIVVAASLVLIIVRLGGRRRAR